Proteins from a single region of Deinococcus sp. YIM 134068:
- a CDS encoding glycine betaine ABC transporter substrate-binding protein → MRRVLMLTAAVLIGGASSQSAQRPIVVGSKLDPEAQILGQMIVLTLRNAGLSVTDRTNLGDTGVNRKAILAGEIDVYPEYTGNAVYLFPEAKIGARQAGEPGTIYALARRLDTANGVSWLRPANVNNTWVIAVPQTLATSQKLGSVADLARYLKGGGKFKIAGSPEFFNRPDTLPAFEASYGFKLRADQKLVLAGATPPQTQQAAASGTSGVNAAMAYGTDGSLSALKMVALTDPRGAQAVYQPAPIIRTATLKATPRIEALLNKTFATLTQATLQGLNAQVALEGRPPQEVARTYLRGKGLIK, encoded by the coding sequence ATGAGAAGAGTCCTGATGCTGACGGCGGCGGTCCTGATCGGCGGCGCGTCGTCCCAGTCCGCCCAGCGGCCCATCGTGGTGGGCAGCAAACTCGATCCCGAGGCGCAGATTCTCGGGCAGATGATCGTGCTGACGCTGCGGAACGCGGGCCTGAGCGTGACCGACCGCACCAACCTCGGCGATACGGGCGTGAACCGCAAGGCGATTCTGGCGGGCGAGATCGACGTGTACCCGGAATACACCGGCAACGCGGTCTACCTCTTCCCGGAGGCGAAGATCGGCGCGCGGCAGGCGGGCGAGCCGGGCACAATCTACGCGCTGGCGCGGCGGCTGGACACGGCAAACGGCGTCTCCTGGCTGCGGCCCGCGAACGTGAACAACACCTGGGTCATCGCCGTGCCGCAGACGCTGGCGACCTCGCAGAAGCTCGGCAGCGTGGCGGACCTCGCGCGCTATCTCAAGGGCGGCGGCAAGTTCAAGATCGCGGGCAGCCCGGAGTTCTTCAACCGGCCCGACACGCTGCCCGCCTTCGAGGCGTCCTACGGCTTCAAGCTGCGGGCCGACCAGAAGCTCGTCCTCGCGGGCGCAACTCCCCCGCAGACGCAGCAGGCGGCGGCGAGCGGCACGAGCGGCGTCAACGCGGCGATGGCCTACGGCACCGACGGCAGCCTCTCGGCCCTGAAGATGGTGGCGCTGACGGACCCCAGGGGCGCGCAGGCCGTCTACCAGCCCGCGCCGATCATCCGCACGGCCACACTGAAGGCCACTCCCCGGATCGAGGCCCTGCTCAACAAGACCTTCGCCACGCTGACGCAGGCCACGCTTCAGGGTCTCAACGCGCAGGTGGCGCTGGAGGGCCGCCCCCCGCAGGAGGTCGCCCGCACGTACCTGCGGGGCAAGGGCCTGATCAAGTGA
- a CDS encoding ABC transporter permease, with protein sequence MPVVRPHKRTTGDVLAVLALAALPMAAGALLPWVLLRPNRLAPGEYLGLPPVLGAVALGLAFLPLLTARLRPGLTWLPASLAPVLGVWLLGDRTGAALVGQAEFARASAAAGLWLFLLGSGVAVYGARLVAPGRVSPLLPWLCLPIVLALSVGGHLSSWSVLAEARSEGPRWGQELARHLWLVGWALSLAVGIGAPLAVWASGRERVASLVLGLANAVQTVPSLALLGLLIAPLSALATAFPALRDLGVSGIGTAPALVALTLYALLPVLRNGVVALRGVPPSVVDAARGMGMSPGQLFWRVRLPLALPVWLGGLRQAAVLLVGVAAVAALIGAGGLGVYIFKGLQSAAADLILLGAVPAALLALGLDAALRGLEVLLGHRLGRVAGREAA encoded by the coding sequence TTGCCCGTCGTCCGCCCACACAAGCGAACGACGGGCGATGTCCTCGCGGTCCTGGCCCTCGCCGCGCTCCCGATGGCGGCGGGTGCCCTCTTGCCGTGGGTGCTCCTGCGGCCCAACCGCCTCGCGCCCGGCGAGTACCTGGGGCTGCCCCCCGTGCTGGGCGCGGTGGCGCTGGGTCTTGCCTTCCTCCCCCTCCTCACCGCCCGGCTCCGGCCCGGCCTGACCTGGCTGCCCGCCTCCCTCGCCCCCGTGCTGGGCGTGTGGCTCCTCGGCGACCGGACGGGGGCGGCCCTTGTGGGTCAGGCGGAGTTCGCGCGGGCGAGCGCGGCGGCGGGACTGTGGCTGTTCCTGCTCGGGTCGGGCGTGGCGGTGTACGGGGCGCGGCTGGTGGCTCCAGGACGGGTCTCCCCTCTCCTCCCGTGGCTCTGCCTCCCCATCGTCCTTGCCCTCTCGGTGGGCGGGCACCTCTCCTCGTGGTCGGTGCTGGCCGAGGCGCGGAGCGAGGGGCCGCGCTGGGGGCAGGAACTCGCGCGGCACCTGTGGCTCGTCGGGTGGGCGCTGAGTCTCGCCGTGGGGATCGGCGCGCCGCTGGCCGTGTGGGCGAGCGGGCGGGAGCGGGTGGCATCGCTCGTGCTGGGCTTGGCAAACGCGGTGCAGACGGTCCCCAGCCTCGCGCTGCTGGGGCTGCTCATCGCGCCGCTCTCGGCCCTCGCCACCGCGTTTCCCGCCCTGCGCGACCTGGGCGTGAGCGGCATCGGGACAGCGCCCGCGCTCGTCGCCCTGACCCTCTACGCGCTGCTCCCCGTGCTGCGAAACGGGGTGGTCGCGCTGCGCGGCGTGCCCCCCAGCGTGGTAGACGCCGCGCGGGGCATGGGCATGTCGCCGGGGCAACTGTTCTGGCGGGTGCGGCTGCCGCTGGCGCTCCCCGTGTGGCTGGGAGGGCTGCGGCAGGCGGCGGTTCTGCTCGTCGGGGTGGCCGCCGTCGCCGCCCTGATCGGGGCGGGGGGGCTGGGCGTGTACATCTTCAAGGGACTTCAGAGCGCCGCCGCCGACCTCATCCTGCTCGGGGCCGTGCCCGCCGCACTCCTCGCCCTGGGGCTGGACGCGGCCCTGCGCGGGCTGGAGGTCCTGCTGGGGCACAGGCTCGGACGGGTTGCCGGGAGGGAGGCGGCGTGA